The Syngnathus acus chromosome 3, fSynAcu1.2, whole genome shotgun sequence genome includes a window with the following:
- the LOC119120200 gene encoding uncharacterized protein DDB_G0283697-like, which translates to MDGQGDGDHNGPNRYRTSIPLGDLPPTDSDDDVDDDNDDHDDVGGDEEDMDSVFLMHLFVNHYMKFFVHPQASLQQANADNENIVRDFKIEKSNADDLIDHEDELDVTVEVEAELEVSHTMEEEEEPQPGPSRNRTRDDEEEEEMRSSSRYFRWWHEFDNSSDGSTDLDNDEQDPVPGGAKKRSRDDLDGNLRLQGDLSLMTLSGHHIHSFKNTVNEERGAAKVGDFHFGAQETMEDTQSRENYDKENKSGKKRFKR; encoded by the exons ATGGACGGCCAAGGAGACGGAGACCACAACGGTCCAAATC GCTATCGTACGTCCATACCACTAGGAGATCTACCGCCAACTGATAGTGAcgatgatgttgatgatgataatgatgaccATGATGATGTTGGCGGTGATGAGGAAGACATGGATTCTGTTTTCctcatgcatttgtttgtgaaTCATTACATGAAATTCTTTGTACATCCGCAAGCGTCACTGCAGCAAGCTAACGCTGACAATGAAAACATTGTGCGTGATTTCAAGATTGAAAAGAGTAACGCTGATGATCTCATTGACCATGAAGATGAGTTGGACGTCACAGTCGAGGTCGAGGCCGAGTTGGAAGTCAGCCACAcaatggaggaggaagaagagcccCAGCCGGGACCATCGAGGAACAGAACCAgagatgatgaggaggaagaagaaatgaggagcagcagcagataTTTCCGCTGGTGGCACGAATTTGATAACAGTTCCGATGGCAGCACTGATTTAGATAATGACGAACAAGACCCCGTGCCTGGTGGAGCTAAGAAAAGGTCACGGGATGACTTGGACGGGAATTTGAGACTGCAGGGCGACCTGTCCCTGATGACTCTGAGTGGGCATCACATTCACAGTTTCAAGAATACCGTGAACGAGGAACGAGGAGCTGCCAAGGTGGGCGACTTTCATTTTGGTGCGCAAGAGACGATGGAAGACACGCAGTCCAGAGAAAACTAtgataaagaaaataagagcGGCAAGAAACGATTCAAAAGATGA